GGGAATATTAGTcagttgttttgtattttttttatttcattccaaaaataaatatggtcACATTTCTCATTATTATGGAATGTTATTTATTCACCAGGAAATATCAAAAAGGAAACGTACGAATTAACTTTTTGCGCAGTTACTAGTCTTGGATGAGAATGACCGCCGTTGTCGAAATTCGGTTgggaaaactattgatacaattattaaGTGTTGATttaaactacataataatttgaataggacttggcttctatgagatcttaaaactttttacgatggaaagactgcagtgagaggcttggcatttttttacatttaatggtTTTGGTGggatctcatttattttttgtaagtgtatttctttcttttttttttaggtgACCTCATAATTTCTTGGACTTCAGCTACTGCTTTGCTTAGAACCCATTCTCTATCTATATCTCTTTCGTTTCTTCTCTGAGGCTTCGTTACTACTAAGGTAGACAAGTCTGGGCAATATATACATCGGAGTCGATTATATTCAGCCATTGCTGTCTCCTGAGCCCGCGCGCGCATGCATTATTTATCGCTATACCATGGAGCTTTAAAATTGAAAgaattataaactttatgtattaatttgtattaattatagtctatgtattacatttatattatatttttctattctatgtatgtatttatccAATTGAATACTTAAACAACGAACAAAGTTAACAATGCAGTCAAAATCCATACACAATGTTCTTGCCAAAccgcaaatataaaattgttttctatggtatactattttttaatgtttttataatttttcctttatatgtgGCTAATGACCTATCTTGATGAaaaatttgaagtttctaaATCTGCTTTTACcaagtaagtaaagtaagtacAAGTACCTTAGATTTTTGATGTTCGGTCAGTGAGTCAGTGAGTAACAAAATGTTGTAACTTTGATCGATCGTAAAtcctaaactattaattcaattggcATGTAATTTCGAACTTAAGCTTGTTCTAATGCCTACTATTAGTCACCGAAAACCCAAACTCCTAGCTTTGTCCACTTCGAAGATATAGGGGGGCGAAACagccgcgaatcgcttcgagaatagatggtacggccgtgccaGTTTTGttcgagacttggctggggcactgtCGTGCCCCCAGATAACACACGCTTAAATTTTGTAGTCATTATCATACacgaattatatgaaatattaatttaattactaatatattttattgtgttttaacacaataaaataattattttttatgcatgCTTTTGTAGGTAAACAGCTTTAAGTAAATGCAGACTGCACCCTAACGAGCCTCTGCCCTGTAAGCCACGGTCGATATCATCGATTTTTTTGCGGTCTCACCCTCATTCCATCCATTCCAGGTTCTCATGTTCACCTGTCGACTTCGCATCTTGACATCGACTATGATTCACCCTGATATAACTATAAACAAGGTCAATAGACTAGCGTTACACGTCCTGTTGACCCTCGAAGTAGTAACCGCCGTACAGGGTCAAGTCTAAATGGAAATCTTTATTGGCCAGTGAATTAACTCGCTCAGCCGCACAGGTTCGATATAAAGAGACGTCTTAAATCATCCCACAGCCGCTAGTGGTCTATTTGTGATTTGTCTGTAGTTGCGACAAACagaacatacatttaaaaattagttcgagataataatattaacaaaatatagttaacatttatttttattatatttaatgcctTTGGCGACCATATTAAATCTTAGTGTCGATGATACCGGTTTGGAAACCATATCAtaagttcatttatttaaaattaacttatttttaaaaacgaaacaaaaattaaataaagccgcATCGTATCCGAGGCTCTGACTCGGCGTGTGTCTCCGCGTGCCGTCACGGAACCCCAGCTGAGATAGACGcactttaaataaacatacttattaaatatgtacaaactatctttatattaatagtataagtttatttacatgAAACTGATTAACATTAAGgccttaaatatttacaaatatgaattaaaaatagttactgtataaatcttgataaGTCTTGGAACGGTGGTAAGAATCCTAGCAGCATTTTTCCGTTGTattctgatcctctgggcaacAAAACGAACCACCCGTCGCAGTGGAGACAATATGTGGTGGGGTGTTGTACTTTTGTTGAAGCTATTTGCACCACTATTTCAAGCCGAGCGTATCGAAAGCAAatggtacaaaaatattttaacataagacacgaatatttgataaataaactaataagtttttttggtaaatatcacatttttttttatcattaacggATGGTCTCCCATGTAAATTTATGGTGGGGGACGCCATGGAAATCCATAAAAACtccacatttttttttgtaaatttaagacGGGTTCGGTAGGTATAGTAAATTGAAGGACGTAGAGGGGAGGAGGAGTCGGTGAGGACTATTCTCCCTATCCCCCGGTACCGTTCCCATCATGCGAATTTGCTCCGTTCTTGAGATATTAGCAAAAACTTATCTTATAATTCTAACCTACTTGCTGGTAGGGCTTccattaatgataaaaaacattttaaaaaaacggAGCATTTTTGGGTGCAGCCCTGATTCGACATAATTaccgattttttaaaattaagtatcaGTGATAgctttgtataatatacataggtatatagtagctatgtaattatatgtaataatatatatagatgtcGCGTgtgtgtaataataaatgtgttgtattaaaataagtttaaattagacacaaaaTTAACTCCAGTCACGGAGCCCTCGATGACACTCGCCAACAAACCATAACAAAGCACCAGGATAATGGCAACCAAATATCACCGCAATAATGAGCAGGTAGGCGACACAATAGGCGATGATGGCACGCCGACTATTTAGTACGTGAATGGTGAATACGAATAGTTATCGGCCGGTCCGAGCCGGACCGGTGCGGCCCGCGCAGGGCTGCCGAGGCGATAAGTTGCCTGTCGGGCatactatgaaatatttattttgttcgttATCTCTGACAAAATACATTGGTAATTAGACTGTAGCCATTAGTGAGTCGGTTcttaagaaatttatatttccgagtacaaaacaattatttgcttttgtttaaatattggtaatttctgaaatgaaatgtaaacaaGTGAATCAGGGTATATTTTTCGGACGGAGCATGTTATTGGCTCCAATAGCCGCTACAGCGTCGCCGGGCGGGGAGGCGAGTTGAAATACTATGTCCTGGATGTTTAGCCTGAGCCTCTCACCTACAAAAAGCAATTTAGTCCGTATATCACGTGTCCTAAAACACGAGCCACCATGCTGCAGATAGGCaaaaaagcaattttaatttccgataaattaaaattgcttttttataGACAAGTTTCCTGGAGTTTCAATGCTGTACATTacacaccaacaacaacaaccaaaAGTGGTTGTAAATCATTATCTTCCCAAAAAACACCAAATATTTATAGCTGTTAACTTTGATGAGCGCCAGTCGTGCATACACTACTGTTGTTTTTATCAATctgacgtcaccaaaatgactgACAGCCTTTTTGTGAGACTAAAAAAgggtttaaattttgttttattctaagGCAACAAAACGTGTTTTTGTGTAGCATATTATGGAATGATTCGTGCAAATAGTTCCTTCTTTGATTCCTACGATGATAGCCAGTCGATCGTCGTAATTTTACCTCGCGCCGGGCTGGCCAAGTGGCCGCCGCGCCTAGATCCTGCTCGGGTGTTTGCCGTGTCACGATAATAATATCAGCTGCCCTCGATGCCGCCCTAGCGTCCGGGTGCATTAATTAGttcaatttcatttgaaaacaCATCATTgagataaaatgtttaaataatattagatattttttattgacattgtTGAAGGTGACGGACGTAGGTTTTTTAGAGCAGCTAATTAAACAGAACTTTCTGAAATAGCaaggaaaatattaaaagcatATTCAAGTGATGTCGGCACAGGTGAAAAACCGGTTTTTCAAAACTCGTAACTCGTATCAAAAAGAGTAGTTGCTATTTTGACTGGATTTATCGTTAAAGTTATTGACTTACTCTGGTAAAAATACTATTTGAACTTTAAACTGACTTTAATCAACGACTGATAATTAAAACAGTAATCAACgtgtttttaaaatacgaaTTAACTTCATTCGCACGAAATCATTCATAAGATAATTTCATCGCACATCGACATACTTTCTTATGCGAGTTCTTCGAATTTAAAGAAATCTTGCTAAGTCAAAATGCAGGCGCAGGTGAGGACAAAGAGACAGCCCTGCTCGCGGGCGCGGCTCGAGGCCGAATATGGTGGTCGATGAGGAAGCCGTCGAGCCGGCGCGTCCGCAGTGTGCTCGTCTCCTCCCGCCACTTGCCGTCGTCGTCGGCTGCAGCTTGTTCCTCACCCAATCTACAACTGTCACCATAAGTAAGTTATagactataattaataattaagacgTAGGTACCTCTAGCCTTCGCTCTGCTAATATTTGCAATAacgacattatttataaatgtcaaaatgaaattttgtagAGCTGCTACATATCTCTAAAGTTGTGTTCAGTTTAGTACTTATACTATATGATTGATGTTACAttaatgttacaatattttagcGAAAAGTTTTCCGTAGAGTTAACAGTTTTGGTAATGTGCATTATCCCTCGAATATTAGCGTCTTCTGACTTTAAACGGGACCCGCTTTCAGCTCTCGGTGCTGTCGAAATGAGCGCAAATGTAACGCAGCAAGATAGAGCGCAGCGAACGCACTGCGAGTGCGACCGTACAGCGCTGACGCTCGTGTTCTGCGTGaaactaaaacaatattctGTTTACAGAAAACAAAGCTAAATTGCTCATTATTGGTTTATTTCCGCGTGACCTTATCAACATCTAGATTACTCACGTTATCGCGAATAGTCATGGCGATGGCAAAGTCCAGCGCTCCGCGCTGATACTGATAATGAGACCATTCATCATCATAACAAATCTTTCAGTTCCGCCTTACACtaaaaaatttgcatttttgaaACCATCTCCtaacaaaatttgaaaatgaCTAACAACTCACCTATTTTGCTCTAGGATGGACAAAGATAATGAACGTACTTGTGCTAATATGTGTGTGCAACAATTACAAATGCATCATTGTAGGCGAGAGACGTATAGCGGTCGAGTGTGCTGTACTACAGCTTCATGGAACGTGGCTCGATCGTAAGGCTTAACTACCAAGTACCAGAGCTGTTCCAAGTGCAATGGATCTTAGATACGATGATTGGGAGAGAACGATGGTTACATTCCTTGTCCTGGCATCAATCACATCGACAACATATACTCAGCCAGTCCATTGCGCGTCCGTTTTACTGATaagcataaaaaagaaaacacttttaaaaggaacataatacaacaacaatgtGACATCATAATACACGTGACATCGTAACAGTTACAAGGAAACTGAGTCTAAATTATGTGactataaattaaagaatacaGTTTTGGTATGTGCCTCTGGGATTAGAGCCTTGGGTGTTCACATAGGCTGGGTTAAATCGAAACATTCAGTCTAATTCTGACAAAAGTAATATCTCGGGTATCACCCCAATTAATGTGTGTAAAAGTAAGAGaccatttacttttaaatataatggttTTACCTTGTTCACTTAGTGTCTTAAGTCCTAACTACTCGCCTCGCGTGATGTGAGTGGATGTAAACAGACAAGCAAGCACTGTGAAGAATATTATAGAGGGTTATGGGTAACTCGACGTATGTCctttaggaggtgataggggtgactatttgcaataattttaacctgcATATGcattatccaaaagtgaaccatttttgagttgtttttttcaaaatttcaaaacttcaaaaatttatttaaaaaaaagtttcaattaaaatctatttttttcttttgttttataaaaacgattaaacactggatatttgtcaatatttaaacaataattatcggtccaaatttaaaaatgcgagaaggaaaacgaatttattacaatatttttttgattttttttcctcaaaaatgcctcaaaACCTAAAAAAATCTAACTAACTAAggtattgaactgtttctgttgctacattttattttaaatttgtattaagtaagtcaGCTTAGGACGTAAGTAAGATatttttcattggtttttatttttagttaattttgtgacaACTTTAaactttagtacgaattcgttcatatTCGAATACGAAGGTACGCCAGCGTCTTTTctggatttttaaatttggaccgataattatagtttatatattgataattatccagtgtttaatcgtttttataagacaaaagaaaaaaatagattttaattgatacttttttttaaaataaatttttgaagttggatttttgacaaattttgaaaaaagctaaaaaacgtggtAACTCAAAAaaggttcacttttggattatgcatatgggggttaaaattattgcaaatagtcacccctatcagctcctaacggatatacgtcgaccaataaccctgtatatttcgCTCTAAAATTCCttcaactttaaaataaattaatgtacgtAATCTCAACTGTCTTACGGGCGGTAATACTttctgcttttatttttaatacaagtgGTCATTTTTGTACTGAATTTAATTAgaaacttgattgatttatgtttttcttatgtTTGTTTTAACCAAATTGTTCTGTTACAATTGTTTGTTtcctgaataaataaataaaatgaaataactgCCGTACATGTACCAGCCCGTTCCGCTTGATTATAATGAAGTAAatacaacattataattaattttattccgaATCAAAAGTTCCTCTATAAGTAGGTAtacttgattaaatatttttttacaaacgatgaatttatttttatacaaagagtttgcttttttatttcaagatcCGTTTAGATAAGCCGCGTCGCTATTATTGTTAGTAATTATTCTCGatatcaatacatttttataccgAGGGATATGGATAGTTCTTGAAAGTGATATATAAATCGAAGATTTGGAACGATAATTTATTGGAGTCAGGTCTTCTATTCATAAAAACGATCTTCTAAACGTGACTTACTAATTCCAATCCAGTAGTTTCCCCGCAGTGTGGGACATGCCTGCGAGACATTGAGCGCGGCGAGGAATGTAAATATTGGTGTTCGCGTAAACCGCGCGAATGCGATATTTCTGCTCCACACTTTATCTCAGTCGCTGACAACCGCGCGTCCTTGACCGCTGGGTCGGACTTGACGAGTGTTATGATTAGCAGAATCACTGGACGCGTACCTACTGTCGCCGCGGACTCGCTTCGCGTCGCTAACGCGCCGAGGGTGCAGCTGAGAGGATCAACGTCTTGCTCTTAACTTGTAAATGAATTTTCAATCTTTGTATAGGGAAACGTTTGTGCATCTGTTTGTATGACAGGTGTGAGCAAAACAATTCGTTTATTGCATAGGTTTTTTTCGAGATCCGGTGTAGACTTCatagtatgtaataattttatttgattccaAGGCGTCGGACGACACTTGGTGGTGCCTCTGGTAACTAAGACTAACCGTCCACTCATAGCAAAATAATCGCTTAGAAAGGAAAACATAcacgaatataatattaatcgttGTTTATGTTGTAACGACTACGTAAGGCTAGCTAAGtatctgtattataatatattaccttAAATCGTAATATATTAAGGAAGTCAGTAGCCTAAAATaagattcttaaaaataaaatatgtaaaagttGAGTTATGAGTAATAAATCTAGAAAAAAACATTCGAAACTCTATTCGTAGGCTGAGGATAcagttttcaaatataaacgTTAATGTTAACGTCACTCATTCAAATATAAGAATAACTCATGCCACGGCAACAAACGGTGGCGTGGCCGTCGACCGCGCCTCTCTGTTCGGACGGAATCCTAATGTAAAGATAAACAAAGCTTCTTTGAGAAGCAGTAAGTGTGTGTAATCCCGCCGTCAGATTTCCTCCCGAGCCGCTGTTCGATTTGGGGTCTCAATCAATGAGCAAGTGTAATGCTTGTATAGACTGAGGATTATGATGTATACTCAAAACTCGATACCTCGACTGAACTCTGTCAGATTATGAGCATTCGATCTTGTTTAGTGGCATATATCACGTGCATGTCACTTGGAGTACGGAGGGTCAGCGTTTAGCGCGGAGGGCTCTCAGTTATCGCTGACCCCCGACCGGCCGACCCGCGGGCGTGACCGGCCGACCGGTCGCGCTGGTGATTACAGCTGCTCTTATGtcatgtttaaaattaacttcaTGGCTGTCATGGGGAGGTTTTATCGTCCCCGGAGCTTCTTCGACACGTGCGAGGtttcaaaacaaaacacaacaaaCATACACACTTATATCTCTCTAGAGTATCTGTACCTGTTCACATCCCTGTTCCTTTATACCGCACGGCCTGCACCTTTTTGTTGAAAAGCTACTAAGTACGctccaaataataatacttttcaaGATTTTTATGTTGAGCGTGACTCAAATTATACATCGAAAAGAAACAGTGTGTTTGACATTTAACGGAGTGTACAGCGGACACTCGGAGCCCGCTGTACTGTAGTGAGATGTATCGTAATGTGATATTAAgggccattcatttattacgtaagagTATTGACACGAGTCATTGACGCCCTCCCCGTATGATAAGAAATTGTGAGAATTGGCCGAACACCCCTgcataatacatattttgtaacaatttaacgGAAAAAATGAGTAAACGtttgttttactttaatgtttaattttaaaagtagcaactttttgaaatgattatttgtaatttaaaagctTCTAAAGGTACGCTTTCGAGCGCACCTCGGCAATCGCACATGTTTCcgctcttttttaaataattttaacattgcgCAATTTTTTTATCTCACGTAAGAACTATCGAAACTCAACGAGTGACAGACTCTTAAACATTTGTAAGAAGTCGAGCAAACAGCATCTCCTGTATTGGCATACGGCCATACGTCTCTACGAGCGCGCGACCGCCTCCGCGCCGCGCGTTCACTGCGACCCGCGTTATCGCACGCAAGTTCAAACACCCGAAACTTAGGTGATCTCAAAACTTGACATTATGCTATTGTTGAATGATTCAATATTTGCAAAAACacgtaagaaattaataaatatttattctttcgTAAATCATTCGACCCACAATTAGTATGTTCCGTAATTATTCAATTGTACAAATGCAACTACTTAAATGCAAGTATTCGCTCAggagattatttaataaaaaaaaaacatataatatatttattacataaacattatttttatgttttaatatctcttcttaataacaataaacctTGTAATAAATACCAAAagtaattctaataataatgtCGTTAGACAAACAGGGAAAGTgcaatttctttttgtttttgcaTATCAACAAATAACTAATGAAATTTgtcgtaaaataattttaacgaacGATCGCTCGTACACGGATACTACTTACAAAACATCGCCAGTTAACGAAACGAACACTCGACATGCTTACAGTAATAAGATCGGCCGAGTCTTCCCACCGAGCCGTGAGCTATCGACGCTCGCATCTGTAGGAGGATGTTAGGTCAGGGCCGCAGTTATCTACTGCAAATTACAGGCCATTAGATAGCGAGTGCACATTACCTAATTATTGCTAATGTGTTTGTACTGTGTAAACAGGGCACAGGGCAGCCGGGCCGTGTTTACCGTGTGCAGGAAAATTTCTCCCCAGAGACCCGCTATCAGTTGCGGCCCCCCGCGACCCTCGCCCCTCGGCCGCCGCAGCGCGTCTTAAATAGCGTGGTAGCTCCCGGAGCCAGCATACTGTCCTCGGCTCTCCAGATACCAACACTACCCTGCACCACATCTTCAAAATGGCCAAATTCGTTGTTCTTTTCCTCGCCTGCTTGGCATttgtaagttattaattttttgtactAGTGTTTCCGTTTATTTCTGCAGTGCTCATACATTTGTACTATTTCTAACGTTGTTTAATCTTTAGGCATCGGCAAGACAAGTCCGCCGCGACGCTCCCACCCCCCTCCAGGATCTCGAGAAGCATGCGGTCGAGTTCCAGAAGACTTTCACTGAACAATTCAACGCCCTCACCAACTCGAAGAATTCCCAGGAATTTAACAAGGCGCTGAAAGAAAGTTCGGACTCCATCCTGAAGACCGTCTCCTCGTTCTCCAGCAGCTTGCAGGGCGCGGTAAGTGGCCTCCGCTAACCTCACTACTGTTATCGCGCGCTCGCCGCTCCAATGTCAAGATCGTTACACAACCGATTGAGATAGTCTGCAATTTTATTCCAGTGATAACGAtgtcatatattaaaaaaaattaataaatggtaCACATTGTACATATTGTACGGGAcaggattataaatataaatgacagACAGAGGAACCTGGGGCTATTCTTATCGTATGTAAAAAAGTTTCTCAAAAACTCGTTACGATTAACTTAACGGTTACATTAACCACTCGAGTGGATACCCTGcttgtatgaaaaatattttgatcgtGTTTATAACTTGCCCATGGAGTTAATTATAAAGAGTGGATGTTGTCTAGTCTTTAGTGATCGTGTTGTAAAATAGTGTTTTTGTTGTGAAACAGATTAACGACGCCAGTGGCAAGGCTAAGGAGGCTTTGGAACAATCGAAGGCCAACCTGGAGCACACCGTCGAGGAGTTGCGCAAAGCCCACCCCGACGTGGAGCAGCAAGCCAACGAACTGAAGCAGAAGATCCAAAACGCCATCACGAAAACCGCAGAGGTCAGTATGGGGAACACTGAAGACATAGTGTCTATCAGCATTACTCACTCCAGCTCTCGTGCAGCGCAGCAGCCGCTGTCGTGCAGCGGTGGCAGTTAACAGTCGGCTACAATCAGTGAACATCACGCTGTTCACAACTTGCATACGTAAACATTGCACAATAATTCGTGCATCTGATTCAAATACTGCTATTGTCGTTCACAGGAATCCCAGAAGTTGGCTAAGGAAATCGGTGCTAACGTGGAGCAGACCAACCAGAAGCTGGCGCCTCAGATCAAGCAGGCCTACGAAGACTTCGTCAAGCAAGCCGAGGCGGTACAGAAGAAGCTGCACGAGGTCGCCAACAAGCAGTGAGCGCGTGCGATGCGTCCACCCCTTTGTGATAAACATAATAtgtctttaataaaatagcTATATTACACATGTGGATGTTATTTACCAAACAAGTGCCCGGAGAGAGCGACCTAACGGATATACTATCGGCGTAGACATCAAAATTATTTCTATGCTATTTTCTGAAGATCTTTAAACTGTTTTGTTTCAATGTTACAAAGtggaattaaaaatcaatacatgTTATTAGATAGTTTGTTTTCTATCGATGCAGATGTCAGAATTTttctattaactttttaattttattacattctggattgtttaaatataaacacaccAGTACGTTTAGGCTCGTAGGtaaatactgtttttattttgtattaatttccaAAATTTACACTTATTGcttaatctaaatatatgttaaaacggtaatactttaaaaaagcCATACAGTTATGCCTAGATGCGAACACTTCATgcgtgttatttatttttaaagtacaatCTTTAGCGTAAACGTAATAAAATCAAGTCATACAAAATTAaacgaaactttttttataccaaGGATTACCATACTGTCTTTGAAGATTTATGCTTTCACGTAAATAGTTGCTAGTTAATTGCATCAGGTTGATTTGCTGTGCCGACCTGACCTTCGATTTATTAGTCGAATACGAGGCGCTGCAGATCGTAAGCGCTCAACTATTTCAGGTACATCAAACTGGccttaagtataatttaaagtgCTGGAGGCCCTGTGGCCACAGAGGAGTGGAGGCCCTAGGCCGACATATTCGAGGAGACCGTAatcatgatattataatttaaattagcaaGCTATAACTTATTTACTTGTACTGGTCACTTATAAAACAATCATTAGTAACATTATTAGATTTTGactatattttaacatttaatatttgttaactcATTGGAATCTCTGCTGTAGGGCCCCTCTCACGTGGAGGCCCCAGAACAAATGCCCCGATTACCCTCACCTAAATCCTTCCCGGTCTTTAATGTTCCATCCTTAGTAAGTTGAATTTATAGTGTGCAAGACGATATATGATCCTTAGGATAGTCACGAGTTTTAACAGAAAACGATATTCTTCTAGAATCCagatttatttgttaacattgGTTTTCTCACTAATCGGTGTTTCACACTATACAtccagtattttatattttaaatctagtcTATCATTTACATTATTCAAGAATTATCCACACTATATCCAAACATTGCCGCCGCGTACGATTCTTATGACATTTGTATTGCTTACCGGCCAGTACCGGCCAGTATTCGGCCAgcattaatcgtgaaaaattaaaatattgaattaccacatattctaaaaatagtgaATCGACATATCATtgactaaattattctaataaattatagttatacaatgtgtaaaaaaataataactcggCCTTCTTGTCCAACGCGTGTCCGTACGCGTTACAAACACTATTAACTATGTGTATAGATAatcagtttaaaatattagtaaataccctatgtatatataactaacccttcgttttataaaactaaaaaaaaagcaaaaactaaattaaacttCATACTTATACATAGTACTGGATATTATGGCAATATTTTAAACCatgcaatatttaaatgacatatACATgcttattggtaactcgacgtctatccgttaggaggtgacaggggtgactatttgcaataattttaacccccatatgcatcacCCAAAAGTGAACCATATTTCAGTTaacacgttttttagcttttttcaaaatttgccaaaaatgcaacttcaaaaatttatttaaaaaaaa
The Vanessa cardui chromosome 10, ilVanCard2.1, whole genome shotgun sequence genome window above contains:
- the LOC124532901 gene encoding apolipophorin-3-like; this encodes MAKFVVLFLACLAFASARQVRRDAPTPLQDLEKHAVEFQKTFTEQFNALTNSKNSQEFNKALKESSDSILKTVSSFSSSLQGAINDASGKAKEALEQSKANLEHTVEELRKAHPDVEQQANELKQKIQNAITKTAEESQKLAKEIGANVEQTNQKLAPQIKQAYEDFVKQAEAVQKKLHEVANKQ